The following proteins come from a genomic window of Flavobacteriaceae bacterium MAR_2010_188:
- a CDS encoding Fur family transcriptional regulator, ferric uptake regulator — protein sequence MEIIEKFLEDKKVRPTAMRMLIYKYMAQKEIAVALTDIENAFTKADRTTLYRTLKTFEENSIVHQIDDGTGISKYALCAEGCNCEIEQDLHLHFHCSNCNETVCLTEHKIPHINLPEGYLAEDVNLVVKGICEKCNGE from the coding sequence ATGGAAATAATAGAAAAATTTTTAGAGGACAAAAAGGTTCGCCCAACGGCAATGCGCATGCTAATATACAAGTATATGGCACAAAAGGAAATAGCGGTCGCCCTGACCGATATAGAAAATGCTTTCACAAAAGCAGACAGGACTACCTTGTACAGAACCCTTAAAACTTTTGAGGAAAATAGTATCGTGCATCAAATTGATGACGGCACGGGAATTTCAAAATATGCCCTTTGCGCAGAAGGTTGCAATTGTGAGATAGAACAGGATTTGCACCTTCATTTTCACTGCTCAAACTGCAACGAAACGGTGTGTTTAACGGAGCACAAAATCCCTCATATCAATCTTCCAGAAGGTTACTTGGCAGAGGATGTGAATTTGGTAGTAAAAGGAATATGCGAAAAATGTAATGGCGAATAA
- a CDS encoding membrane fusion protein, cobalt-zinc-cadmium efflux system: MKNIHIIIVFVVTLMVTGCKDKAQPMVEDDHQGEENQIELTDAQMAQTNIVIGKVEKRKIGHEITVNGMIDVPPQGNISVTVPYGGFLKYTEMLPGSRIKKGQVIARVENPEFIEFQREYLEALANNDYLKADFERQQTLNDENVTSSKVFQKAKSMYLTNQAIIKSLESKLRLIGINPSSVKNGSISTIVNVYSPINGVVREVYINTGKYFNPQDVLMDITDATDLHVELKVYEDDIHLLRNGQRIRFRLANTPEEWMEAEVFLIANNVRDDRSITIHGHLQDKNEELLPGMFVNAAIEVEAQEQYAIPEEAIVRFEAKQYIFKSLGKRKEGENTMNDFEMLEITKGNEEEGFVAFDFVNGTPDITSMEIVLKDAFTLLAKAKNSEEEGGGHGH; encoded by the coding sequence ATGAAGAACATACACATAATAATAGTCTTTGTCGTCACTTTAATGGTAACAGGCTGCAAGGATAAAGCACAACCAATGGTTGAAGATGACCACCAAGGGGAAGAAAATCAAATTGAATTGACAGATGCCCAAATGGCACAGACCAACATTGTCATCGGTAAAGTTGAAAAACGAAAAATAGGTCACGAAATCACGGTCAATGGGATGATTGATGTGCCACCACAAGGTAATATTTCAGTGACAGTTCCTTATGGCGGATTTTTAAAATATACCGAAATGCTTCCGGGTAGTCGAATCAAAAAAGGTCAGGTCATTGCAAGGGTTGAAAATCCAGAGTTTATAGAGTTCCAAAGAGAGTATCTGGAGGCTTTGGCAAATAATGATTATTTAAAAGCAGATTTTGAACGCCAACAAACCTTGAATGATGAAAATGTCACGTCATCTAAAGTATTTCAAAAAGCAAAAAGTATGTATTTGACCAATCAGGCCATAATTAAATCACTTGAAAGCAAGCTACGTTTAATAGGCATCAATCCGTCAAGTGTGAAAAATGGGTCTATTTCAACGATTGTGAATGTGTATTCGCCCATTAACGGTGTGGTTCGGGAAGTTTACATAAACACAGGTAAATATTTCAATCCGCAGGATGTCCTTATGGATATTACAGATGCAACAGATTTACACGTGGAGCTTAAAGTTTACGAAGACGATATTCACTTACTTCGCAATGGACAACGGATCCGTTTTAGATTGGCAAACACACCTGAAGAATGGATGGAAGCCGAAGTATTCCTTATTGCCAATAACGTTCGTGATGATAGGTCCATTACGATTCACGGTCATTTACAAGACAAAAATGAAGAGTTGTTGCCAGGTATGTTTGTGAACGCAGCCATTGAAGTGGAAGCGCAAGAGCAATATGCGATTCCAGAAGAAGCCATTGTAAGATTTGAAGCGAAACAGTACATTTTTAAATCTCTTGGAAAACGAAAAGAAGGCGAAAACACAATGAACGATTTTGAAATGCTCGAAATCACCAAAGGAAATGAGGAAGAAGGTTTTGTAGCATTTGATTTTGTAAATGGAACACCAGATATTACTTCTATGGAAATTGTTTTAAAGGATGCCTTTACACTTTTGGCAAAAGCAAAAAATAGTGAAGAAGAAGGAGGAGGACACGGACATTAA